From the genome of Candidatus Nitrosocosmicus oleophilus, one region includes:
- a CDS encoding DUF790 family protein produces the protein MISSDLLRCKLDNKSYKIYPILCSLEQNSKDIEIAKQVIQVFEYSYQNSVIKEKLNQSLKSLEQSYKDYKLIRGLAAVLEKRCMFRSISLVNSKDPHHNDSKQPIEIFKNFSAMDIRRSVFDESASQNIAVSEQTRKTILEKISSKLGISNEMLSKVMWSDLDENMIIYTYEPISVNKLLLFYNVSLIQTLLFSCLKIRIDLGSNLNLGTRWKEVLREVKRLGLMYWLEVVEVTTQDSKENTLICSIEGALNVIKLTDRYGTAISKIIPNIMKSERWHLQADILKVTNSGKKLIYEFEISEKSYPNSLPSDKMIKMHLNSFYQNNESKKDPFLKNKKSHSEYDSKDRKDLNIQEINIENLIDNSNVPILFDSKIEKIFFQKFELFKTGWTIEREPEPIITKQKTAFIPDFVLSKFDNSVFVEIIGFWTKEYLDRKITKIFEILQKKTYDEKFFMILVINLENLMSYELNEEDKIAHIKNNRNVLITSYKNDKISFREILKYIKDIENIYISRSVLNTQNQNKIIQNMIGLVEEFIKSEINFLYLGNLDEMLKRHCTNGDAFLKVSLKELMDKNNDFKFIFESELSKKRLVMIDDYILKAQFIEKIWKDIKNIINLGEACNILDSKKIPEKIHLNLLTSLGFHIEWNGLDYSKAKMTWKNRDLPV, from the coding sequence ATGATATCTTCAGATTTACTAAGATGTAAATTGGATAATAAAAGTTATAAAATATATCCCATTTTATGTTCTCTGGAACAGAACTCTAAAGACATCGAGATAGCTAAACAAGTCATACAAGTTTTTGAATATTCCTATCAAAATAGCGTTATAAAAGAAAAGTTGAATCAGTCTCTTAAGAGTCTGGAGCAATCTTATAAAGACTATAAGCTCATTAGAGGATTAGCCGCAGTTTTAGAAAAAAGATGCATGTTTAGATCCATATCACTAGTTAACTCAAAAGATCCTCATCATAACGATTCAAAACAGCCAATCGAAATTTTCAAAAATTTCTCTGCAATGGATATTAGAAGAAGCGTTTTTGATGAATCAGCCAGCCAGAATATCGCCGTTAGTGAGCAAACAAGGAAAACAATTCTTGAGAAAATATCTAGTAAACTAGGAATATCCAATGAGATGTTGTCAAAAGTAATGTGGTCTGATCTTGATGAAAACATGATAATATATACATATGAACCGATCAGTGTCAATAAGTTACTCCTTTTTTATAATGTATCTTTGATTCAGACCCTACTTTTTAGCTGCCTAAAAATTAGAATAGATTTGGGGTCGAACTTAAATCTAGGAACTCGGTGGAAAGAAGTACTCAGAGAAGTAAAAAGGCTCGGTCTAATGTACTGGTTAGAGGTGGTAGAGGTAACTACCCAGGATTCTAAAGAAAATACGTTAATTTGTTCAATTGAAGGTGCTTTAAATGTAATAAAATTGACTGATAGATATGGTACCGCGATATCAAAAATAATACCCAATATTATGAAATCAGAAAGATGGCACCTACAGGCAGACATTCTCAAGGTAACAAATAGCGGAAAGAAACTAATTTACGAATTTGAAATATCTGAAAAGTCCTATCCAAACTCACTTCCTTCAGATAAAATGATTAAAATGCACTTAAATTCCTTTTATCAGAACAATGAATCAAAGAAAGATCCTTTTCTAAAGAACAAGAAATCCCATAGTGAATATGATTCAAAAGATAGAAAGGATTTAAACATCCAAGAAATCAATATCGAGAACCTGATAGATAATTCTAATGTGCCGATTCTTTTTGACAGCAAAATAGAAAAGATATTCTTTCAAAAATTTGAACTATTTAAAACAGGATGGACAATCGAGCGAGAACCGGAACCTATTATAACAAAACAAAAAACTGCTTTTATACCAGATTTTGTCTTGTCAAAATTTGACAACAGTGTATTTGTTGAGATTATTGGTTTCTGGACAAAAGAATATCTCGATAGGAAAATAACTAAAATATTTGAAATATTACAGAAAAAGACTTATGATGAAAAATTTTTCATGATCCTTGTAATCAATCTTGAAAATTTGATGTCGTATGAATTAAATGAAGAAGATAAGATAGCCCATATTAAAAATAATAGGAATGTGTTGATAACCTCTTATAAGAACGATAAGATTTCATTCAGAGAGATACTAAAATATATTAAAGATATTGAAAACATTTACATAAGTCGTAGTGTTCTCAATACACAGAATCAGAATAAGATCATTCAAAATATGATAGGACTCGTAGAAGAATTTATAAAATCTGAAATAAATTTTTTGTATTTAGGTAACCTGGATGAAATGTTGAAGAGACATTGCACCAATGGTGACGCATTCTTGAAGGTGAGCCTCAAGGAGTTGATGGATAAGAATAATGATTTCAAATTCATATTTGAAAGTGAGTTATCCAAAAAACGACTAGTAATGATTGATGATTATATCCTCAAGGCGCAGTTTATTGAAAAGATTTGGAAAGATATAAAAAATATCATTAATTTGGGCGAAGCATGTAATATTTTAGATTCCAAAAAAATACCCGAAAAGATACATCTTAATTTACTCACGTCGCTTGGATTCCATATTGAGTGGAATGGTCTGGACTACTCGAAAGCCAAAATGACATGGAAAAACAGGGATTTACCCGTATAG
- a CDS encoding DEAD/DEAH box helicase, whose amino-acid sequence MTYKKNAVTELRYDKGTILLDGDFHTPYSVFDPRINRYRALGIYYPEIIHYFRRNKIDYIDKVRDYIIPLNRNQFKITNELRDYQKEAWNKWITHNMKGCIILPTGAGKTIIALHAILKTNTSTLVIVPTLNLMEQWFEAMENILKMKNQIGKLGGGNEDIKSITITTYDSAYLKSAYLGNKFEFLIFDEVHHLASDKYSLIGEQFISPYRLGLTATIEREDGKHVNIYKLVGRIVFSKDFYELSQDNHLSKFRLKKIKVEMLPDEILQYKRRIFQYNQLLKEAKIFYPIRLERLIILSGNNSNLRKALLLRNEAVDIALNSYAKIVELEKILKHHTTEKTIIFTVHTKLAYIISDRFLIPVITHKTKNEERNEILEKFKKGLYRIIVTTKVLDEGTDVPDANMGIILSGTGSKREFVQRLGRLLRPKKDAENMANLIEIISSDTSEIFTSNRRNKGINNKKQLIDK is encoded by the coding sequence ATCACATATAAAAAAAATGCTGTCACTGAGCTAAGATATGATAAGGGCACCATTCTATTAGACGGTGATTTTCACACCCCATATTCAGTATTTGACCCTAGAATTAACAGATATCGGGCCCTAGGTATCTACTATCCGGAAATAATTCACTATTTCAGAAGAAATAAAATTGATTATATAGATAAAGTACGAGACTACATCATTCCACTCAATAGGAACCAATTCAAAATAACCAATGAATTAAGGGACTATCAAAAAGAAGCTTGGAATAAATGGATAACACACAATATGAAAGGATGTATAATTCTACCAACGGGTGCAGGCAAAACAATAATTGCTTTACATGCAATATTGAAAACAAATACCTCAACGCTTGTAATAGTTCCAACATTAAACTTGATGGAACAGTGGTTTGAAGCCATGGAAAATATCCTAAAGATGAAGAACCAGATAGGCAAGCTTGGAGGTGGCAATGAAGACATAAAAAGCATTACAATTACAACATATGATTCAGCTTACCTCAAATCGGCATATCTAGGAAACAAATTTGAATTCTTAATATTTGATGAAGTACATCACCTGGCTTCTGATAAATATTCATTGATAGGAGAACAGTTTATTTCTCCTTACCGATTGGGTCTAACAGCAACAATAGAGCGTGAAGATGGCAAACATGTGAATATTTACAAATTAGTAGGAAGGATAGTGTTTAGTAAAGATTTTTACGAACTATCTCAAGATAATCATCTATCCAAATTTAGATTAAAAAAAATTAAGGTAGAGATGTTGCCAGACGAAATTTTACAATATAAACGAAGAATTTTTCAATATAACCAATTGTTAAAGGAAGCAAAGATCTTCTATCCCATTAGACTAGAAAGATTAATCATCCTATCTGGAAATAATAGCAATCTTAGAAAGGCTTTACTTTTGAGAAATGAAGCTGTAGATATAGCTCTAAATAGCTATGCAAAAATTGTAGAATTAGAAAAGATATTAAAACACCATACCACAGAGAAAACAATAATCTTTACGGTTCATACTAAACTGGCTTATATTATTTCAGACAGATTTTTGATTCCTGTCATAACACATAAAACAAAGAATGAAGAAAGGAATGAAATCTTAGAAAAATTCAAGAAAGGATTGTACAGAATTATTGTCACCACCAAGGTTTTGGACGAGGGAACAGATGTACCTGATGCCAACATGGGCATAATACTAAGTGGTACTGGAAGCAAAAGAGAATTTGTTCAAAGACTAGGAAGATTACTCAGACCTAAAAAGGATGCTGAAAACATGGCTAATCTTATTGAAATAATTTCATCCGACACAAGCGAAATCTTCACTAGTAACAGAAGAAATAAAGGGATAAACAATAAAAAACAATTAATAGATAAATAA
- a CDS encoding helicase-related protein: MIKYRQYQEDIVNRALYNNSLVVIPTSLGKTIVALLVSLDILLNWKKSKVLVLAPTRPLVFQHFQLFKKNTFLLDQCIALTGKIGPEIRKTIWKSSSFRVYFATPELVKNDIRDGTLNKDEFYLIIFDEAQRAVKDYSYTSISRHFYNNSDHGKHPLILGLSASPGAKEEKIKEICSNLFIEQIIAKSERDDDVLPYIFDTNIEHYSIEMNDYQKDLSALLNSLINDKILWLINNQFIRKRKVESVYRKDLLSLGDYIKSKLDPKNMNFFLLRALKVQSLSLILLYCRDLVESQGSFALKKFLDNAKDNFASKTYQELFLDSRVNEIIEKLKDHNNEPPPKLIKVLSVVSQFLDLKEDIKTSWSSSRDTDTFITKQGNLNYKDCKDKLVPTNYQKKILIFSQYRDTLEEITNFLNYNCIPCRGFYGQSNKNGQRGLSQDKQLSILGDFKMGKFPVLVATSVAEEGLNIPNVDLVLFYEPVPSEIRFIQRKGRTGRFSNGKVVILISKNSIDTKYLEISKRKVNRMKSSLQNSNFIFEKHDKRTFKNPDKMLESELFFLYEKSKQYSESVNEDNYNENINPILDSISSNSNKKIKSLVKKLSYRHRSSHDSEQSIPFTKRNLEDLYEVSLNLDRKKLVERVQRQIHDLLGKAGKTGLEVSYLNEVMGIDHEIIGKAIENLTKMKRTIWLNKNTVALIESIKFISGSKYSVSVEKIVMGKAIVIVNEKWYASLEPRDYFGPRALLKKGNTFDIIGELYRRAGTLHLIVKKII; encoded by the coding sequence ATGATTAAATATCGACAATACCAGGAGGATATTGTAAATAGGGCTTTATATAATAATTCATTAGTTGTGATCCCTACGTCATTAGGAAAAACAATTGTTGCCTTATTAGTTAGTCTTGACATTTTACTCAACTGGAAAAAATCAAAAGTTCTAGTTCTTGCTCCTACGCGTCCTTTGGTTTTTCAACATTTTCAATTGTTCAAAAAGAATACTTTTCTCTTAGACCAATGCATTGCCTTAACAGGTAAGATAGGACCAGAAATTAGAAAAACTATTTGGAAATCCTCTTCGTTTAGGGTGTACTTTGCTACACCCGAGTTGGTAAAGAATGATATCCGAGATGGTACACTTAATAAAGATGAATTTTACTTAATTATATTTGATGAAGCCCAAAGAGCTGTCAAGGACTATAGTTATACATCCATTTCTAGACACTTTTACAACAATTCTGATCATGGTAAGCATCCACTAATCCTAGGATTATCTGCTAGCCCCGGAGCAAAAGAAGAAAAAATCAAAGAGATTTGTTCAAATCTATTTATAGAGCAAATCATTGCCAAATCTGAACGAGATGATGATGTGTTACCATATATCTTTGATACTAACATAGAGCATTACTCCATCGAAATGAATGATTATCAGAAGGATCTATCAGCCCTGTTGAATTCCTTAATCAATGATAAAATCTTATGGCTAATCAATAACCAATTCATAAGAAAGAGGAAGGTTGAAAGTGTATATAGAAAGGATCTCTTGTCACTTGGAGACTATATAAAATCGAAACTAGATCCAAAAAATATGAATTTTTTCTTACTTCGTGCTTTAAAGGTTCAATCTCTATCTCTGATCTTGTTATACTGTCGTGATTTGGTTGAATCCCAAGGCAGCTTTGCTCTCAAAAAATTCTTAGACAACGCTAAAGATAACTTCGCAAGTAAAACTTATCAAGAACTATTTTTGGATTCACGAGTAAACGAGATAATCGAAAAATTAAAGGATCATAATAATGAACCTCCACCCAAATTAATCAAAGTGTTATCAGTAGTTAGTCAGTTTCTTGATCTAAAAGAAGACATAAAAACATCCTGGAGTTCATCTAGGGATACTGATACTTTTATTACTAAACAGGGTAATTTGAATTACAAAGACTGCAAAGACAAACTAGTACCTACTAATTATCAAAAAAAGATTTTGATTTTTTCTCAGTACCGTGATACGCTTGAAGAAATCACAAACTTTCTAAATTACAATTGTATACCCTGTCGAGGGTTCTACGGTCAATCAAATAAAAATGGACAGAGAGGCCTAAGTCAGGATAAACAATTATCCATTCTTGGTGATTTTAAAATGGGAAAATTCCCGGTCCTTGTTGCTACGTCAGTTGCAGAGGAGGGCCTTAACATCCCAAATGTTGATCTTGTACTATTTTATGAACCTGTTCCAAGCGAAATTCGGTTTATACAAAGGAAAGGTAGGACGGGTAGATTTTCCAATGGAAAGGTAGTCATTCTAATTTCTAAAAATTCTATTGATACAAAATATTTGGAGATCTCTAAAAGAAAAGTTAATCGGATGAAATCAAGTCTTCAGAATTCGAATTTTATTTTTGAGAAACATGACAAGAGAACTTTCAAGAATCCCGACAAAATGCTTGAATCTGAACTCTTTTTCCTGTACGAAAAATCCAAACAATATTCTGAATCTGTAAATGAAGATAATTACAACGAAAATATTAATCCCATTTTGGATTCCATTTCTTCAAATTCTAATAAGAAAATTAAAAGCCTTGTCAAGAAACTGTCCTACCGCCATCGTAGCTCCCATGATTCAGAACAATCTATACCTTTTACAAAAAGAAACTTGGAAGATCTTTATGAAGTCTCATTGAATCTGGATAGAAAGAAATTAGTCGAGCGAGTTCAAAGACAAATACATGACCTACTCGGAAAGGCAGGGAAAACTGGACTAGAAGTTTCATATCTAAATGAGGTAATGGGCATTGATCATGAGATTATTGGAAAGGCGATTGAAAACCTAACCAAAATGAAGCGAACTATATGGCTGAATAAGAATACAGTTGCATTAATCGAATCTATCAAGTTTATATCTGGAAGTAAATATTCTGTATCCGTTGAAAAGATTGTAATGGGCAAAGCAATTGTAATCGTTAATGAAAAGTGGTATGCTTCTTTGGAACCCCGGGATTACTTTGGTCCTAGGGCGCTATTAAAAAAAGGTAATACTTTTGATATTATTGGCGAATTATATCGACGTGCAGGGACACTTCATTTGATTGTAAAAAAAATAATCTAG
- a CDS encoding proteasome assembly chaperone family protein, whose translation MNSMSSSLSSGSETATTTPITTKIITIADLNNLKKDRTILIAGFPGPGLVGSISTSYIIDKLEMYQIAFVESHYISPGVIFIDGKLRHPFRLYANKEGNVCVLVCEAPIMMDGIHFVLDAVMDWAMKNSIEEVMVLDGIPVQGIPDSDRKTVILASENMEQSTNKEIKVTDDEVKKDNGSETEFAPDDGSNPQSNFNRKAIEDSTKKYTTFIGGIAGGLLSACLSNQIPCAAILIPSSSGIPDPEGASLLIESFNNFIKDNKLKIETSQLREQGQKLKKQLEQIIKAEQEQRAAAGGGGVGGSEDGNVPSHRLMYG comes from the coding sequence ATGAATTCTATGTCTTCATCATTATCAAGTGGTAGTGAAACTGCAACTACAACTCCGATTACGACAAAAATTATTACTATTGCAGACTTGAATAACTTAAAAAAAGATCGAACAATCCTTATTGCTGGATTCCCAGGACCTGGGCTAGTCGGCTCAATTAGTACAAGCTATATAATTGACAAATTAGAAATGTATCAGATTGCATTTGTAGAATCTCATTACATATCTCCCGGAGTAATATTTATTGATGGTAAGTTAAGACATCCATTTAGGTTATACGCAAACAAGGAAGGAAATGTTTGTGTTTTGGTATGCGAAGCGCCCATAATGATGGATGGTATACATTTTGTTCTAGATGCTGTAATGGATTGGGCTATGAAAAATTCGATAGAAGAAGTGATGGTTTTAGATGGAATTCCTGTTCAAGGCATACCTGATTCTGATAGAAAAACAGTGATTTTGGCAAGCGAGAATATGGAACAGAGTACAAATAAAGAAATTAAAGTTACAGATGATGAAGTAAAAAAAGATAATGGAAGTGAGACCGAATTTGCCCCGGACGATGGATCTAACCCACAAAGTAATTTCAATAGAAAAGCGATTGAAGATTCAACTAAGAAGTATACTACATTCATAGGAGGTATTGCAGGCGGATTGTTGTCTGCTTGTTTATCTAATCAAATTCCATGCGCTGCAATCCTTATTCCATCTTCGAGCGGAATTCCTGATCCTGAAGGAGCTTCTTTATTGATTGAATCATTTAATAATTTTATTAAAGACAATAAACTAAAGATTGAGACGAGTCAATTGAGAGAACAAGGACAAAAATTGAAGAAACAATTAGAACAAATTATCAAAGCTGAACAAGAGCAGCGTGCTGCAGCTGGAGGAGGAGGAGTAGGAGGATCTGAGGATGGGAACGTTCCAAGTCATCGATTGATGTATGGTTAA
- a CDS encoding glycosyltransferase produces MTMLNLNDTISKTTEYKKFVSIIIPTFNESRNITDLLNQIQSNIPAGTNVEIIIVDDNSPDGTGLIVEKYIKEKMGTLYRDQVNPSTSIKIIHRKEKTGLISALVNGISTSEGQNVLIMDADFSHPPEVINRMISELKKEPNCIIIGSRYITGGAINGMPLKRLLLSIGANFIARHGLCLKNVYDPMSGFFAFPKHTLHGMEFNTDGFKILLEILIKKKNTVKVKEIPYTFKDRKYGQSKLNFPIILEYIKAVWKLYRYGRKSKKQNTQLEKRKSVRFISKAARFYTVGFSGFVLNYLISILLSNGILGSFGYLQATAVGIAVSVTTNFLLNKFWTFEDKNVNLTRFLRQYGMFIGCSSLGILIQFLSIYMLRESGVPYDISLLVGVTIASVSNFLFNKKWTFKENIWG; encoded by the coding sequence ATGACGATGCTTAATCTAAATGATACCATATCAAAAACCACAGAATATAAAAAATTTGTATCTATCATCATACCTACTTTTAATGAATCTAGGAATATTACGGATTTACTTAATCAAATTCAATCAAATATACCTGCAGGAACGAATGTAGAAATCATAATAGTGGACGATAACTCCCCTGATGGAACTGGTCTGATAGTGGAAAAATATATCAAGGAAAAAATGGGCACTTTATATAGAGATCAGGTAAACCCAAGCACCTCAATAAAGATAATTCATAGAAAAGAAAAAACTGGCTTGATTTCGGCTCTTGTGAACGGAATCAGTACAAGCGAGGGCCAAAACGTCCTAATCATGGACGCTGATTTTTCACATCCTCCCGAGGTAATAAACAGAATGATATCAGAGTTAAAGAAAGAACCCAACTGCATTATTATCGGTTCTAGATATATTACAGGCGGAGCTATCAATGGGATGCCTCTTAAAAGATTATTGCTTAGTATAGGAGCAAATTTTATTGCCAGACATGGATTATGTTTAAAAAATGTTTATGACCCGATGTCAGGGTTTTTTGCTTTTCCAAAACATACACTTCATGGCATGGAATTTAATACAGATGGATTTAAAATATTGTTAGAAATTTTAATAAAGAAAAAAAATACCGTCAAGGTGAAAGAAATACCCTACACTTTTAAGGATCGAAAATACGGACAGAGTAAACTCAACTTTCCAATAATTTTGGAGTATATTAAGGCAGTTTGGAAACTCTATCGTTATGGAAGAAAATCTAAGAAACAAAACACTCAATTAGAAAAGAGAAAATCGGTTCGATTCATTTCAAAGGCGGCTAGGTTCTACACTGTAGGATTCAGCGGCTTTGTTTTAAATTATTTGATATCAATTCTTTTATCAAATGGTATCTTGGGGAGCTTTGGATATTTGCAAGCCACTGCAGTCGGGATAGCTGTATCAGTAACCACAAATTTCTTGCTAAATAAATTCTGGACTTTCGAAGACAAAAATGTCAATTTGACACGATTCTTAAGGCAATACGGAATGTTCATTGGATGTAGTTCATTGGGCATCCTAATACAGTTCTTGTCAATATATATGCTCAGAGAATCAGGAGTTCCATATGATATTTCACTCTTAGTAGGAGTCACAATAGCATCAGTTAGTAATTTCTTATTTAATAAAAAATGGACTTTCAAGGAAAATATATGGGGATAA
- the mpgS gene encoding mannosyl-3-phosphoglycerate synthase — protein MRLDFPPKYTETIGAVKIHSLQKIYEIDSGCNFGTTSQAYNSLTTAFDNDTLSQIFQAMAVVIPVKDEKLSLLEGVLSGIPNECLIIIVSNSQRHPVDRYAMEVEMVKQYSLFSNKRIITIHQTDPNLGRIFHKINYPSILDHNNQVRQGKAEGMIIGILLSKLHKKEYVGFVDSDNYFPGAVNEYIKIFASGFAMSNSPLCNVRICWHSKPKIANNKVYFPKWGRISEYSNKYLNDLISYITGYERDIITTGNAGEHSLSMSLAENLDFSSGYSVEPYELINILEKYGGIISNKSVDIRQHGVEIFQVETRNPHFHENKGNEHIQGMLQESLNVINNSKICNTEITTDIKNHLLMLQQKDSLSNIKSNDKIILMDPIKTIEIDKFHELVVDSPRLLKQFNIDEK, from the coding sequence ATGAGGTTAGATTTTCCACCTAAATATACTGAAACCATAGGTGCTGTAAAGATCCACTCACTTCAAAAAATATATGAAATAGATTCCGGGTGTAATTTTGGTACCACTTCGCAGGCATATAACAGTTTGACCACGGCATTTGACAATGACACATTATCACAAATATTTCAAGCCATGGCAGTTGTGATTCCAGTTAAGGATGAAAAATTGAGTCTTTTGGAAGGGGTTTTAAGCGGTATCCCTAACGAATGTTTAATAATCATAGTATCAAACAGCCAAAGACATCCCGTTGATAGGTACGCTATGGAAGTGGAAATGGTTAAACAGTATTCTCTGTTTTCAAACAAAAGGATTATCACAATACATCAAACGGATCCTAACCTTGGTAGAATATTCCACAAGATTAATTACCCTTCAATTTTGGATCACAATAACCAAGTTCGTCAAGGCAAAGCAGAAGGAATGATAATTGGGATTTTGCTATCCAAATTGCATAAGAAAGAGTATGTGGGGTTTGTAGATAGTGACAATTATTTTCCCGGAGCAGTAAATGAGTATATCAAGATCTTTGCATCGGGTTTTGCTATGTCAAATTCTCCTCTGTGTAATGTAAGAATATGTTGGCACTCTAAACCAAAAATAGCAAACAACAAAGTATATTTTCCAAAATGGGGAAGAATATCTGAATATAGTAATAAATACCTAAATGACTTGATCTCATACATTACCGGATATGAGAGAGATATTATTACAACGGGTAATGCTGGAGAACACTCACTTTCTATGTCGCTTGCAGAAAACCTAGATTTCTCTAGTGGATATTCCGTAGAACCATATGAACTAATCAATATCTTAGAAAAATATGGAGGTATTATTTCCAATAAATCAGTGGACATCAGACAACATGGTGTGGAAATATTTCAAGTTGAAACAAGAAATCCCCACTTCCATGAAAATAAAGGAAATGAACATATTCAAGGAATGCTTCAAGAATCCCTGAATGTAATTAATAATAGTAAAATCTGCAATACTGAAATTACTACAGATATAAAAAATCATTTACTCATGTTACAGCAAAAAGATAGTCTTAGTAATATCAAATCAAATGATAAAATTATTTTGATGGATCCGATTAAGACTATTGAGATAGATAAATTTCATGAACTTGTAGTTGATAGTCCAAGGCTATTAAAGCAATTCAACATTGATGAAAAATAG
- a CDS encoding Kelch repeat-containing protein translates to MDDTVYVIGGFTFDGKITDIVEMYNSTDNTWAQNIKSLPLPLHHSSSDTYGGKIYVVGGYTGNWIPSNNLFIYDPATNNWTVGNPMPTPRGSPNANFVNGILYVIGGDSYDHSQVVVEGYDPITTEWMTLSSMPISRHHAASAVVDGNIYVIGGRLTGSLVNVDVNEEYDPDSDLWTTDLEPMPSKRSGIAATSVNGSIYVLGGEQNQGTFNNNERYDPATDTWSQELPMPTARHGLGVASYDDKIYASGGGPHTGLTVSNKNEIYYLNHE, encoded by the coding sequence TTGGATGACACAGTTTATGTGATAGGTGGTTTTACTTTTGATGGTAAAATTACAGATATTGTAGAAATGTATAATTCAACTGATAATACTTGGGCTCAAAACATAAAGTCATTACCTTTGCCTCTTCATCATTCTTCTTCAGACACCTATGGGGGCAAGATTTATGTGGTTGGAGGATATACGGGGAATTGGATCCCTAGTAACAACCTATTCATTTATGATCCAGCTACCAACAATTGGACCGTGGGTAATCCTATGCCTACACCACGAGGTTCGCCAAATGCAAATTTCGTTAATGGAATATTGTATGTAATTGGAGGAGATAGTTATGATCATTCTCAAGTAGTTGTAGAAGGATATGACCCGATTACCACTGAATGGATGACACTATCTTCGATGCCTATATCTAGACATCATGCTGCATCTGCCGTGGTTGATGGAAATATTTATGTGATCGGGGGTAGACTTACTGGTTCATTAGTAAATGTAGATGTAAATGAGGAATATGATCCTGATTCGGATTTATGGACTACTGATCTTGAGCCAATGCCGTCAAAAAGGAGTGGTATTGCGGCCACATCAGTAAATGGGTCAATTTATGTATTGGGAGGTGAACAAAATCAAGGAACGTTTAATAATAATGAACGTTATGATCCTGCTACTGATACTTGGAGCCAAGAATTGCCAATGCCCACTGCTCGACACGGATTGGGTGTTGCTTCATATGATGATAAGATATATGCAAGTGGTGGAGGCCCACATACTGGATTGACTGTTTCGAATAAGAATGAGATCTATTATTTGAATCACGAGTGA